The following coding sequences lie in one Pseudorca crassidens isolate mPseCra1 chromosome 2, mPseCra1.hap1, whole genome shotgun sequence genomic window:
- the PEAR1 gene encoding platelet endothelial aggregation receptor 1 isoform X2, whose product MSSPLRALFLLALGLGLAGTLNPKDPNTCSFWESFTTTTKESHSRPFSLLPSEPCDRPWESPHTCPRPTVVYRTVYRQVVKTEHRMRLQCCRGFYESSGACVPLCARECVHGRCVAPNQCQCVQDWRGDDCSSACALGVWGPQCDKPCNCGNSSSCDPKSGACSCPSGLQPPHCFRPCSPGRYGPACQFSCQCHGAPCDPQTGACLCPPERTGPSCEVSCSQDSVGFFCPSTPPCQNGGVFQASQGSCSCPPGWMGTICSLPCPEGSYGPNCSQECRCHNGGLCDRFTGQCRCAPGYTGDRCREECPVGRFGQDCAETCDCATGARCFPANGACLCEHGFTGDRCAERLCPDGLYGLSCQMPCTCDPEHSLNCHPMSGECSCLPGWAGLHCNESCPQDTHGPGCQEHCLCLHGGVCQPDSGLCRCAPGYTGPHCASLCPPDTYGVNCSARCSCENAIACSPIDGTCVCKEGWQHGNCSVPCPPGTWGFGCNASCQCAHEAACSPQTGACTCTPGWHGTHCQFPCLGMFGEGCASRCDCDHSDGCDPVHGHCQCQAGWTGTRCHLPCPEGFWGTNCSNTCTCKNGGTCIPENGNCVCAPGFRGPSCQRSCQPGRYGKRCVPCKCANHSSCHPSNGTCYCMAGWTGPDCSQPCPLGHWGANCAQLCQCRHGGTCHPQHGSCFCPPGRTGHLCLEGCSPGVFGANCSQPCQCGPGERCHPETGACVCPPGHSGAPCRIGSQEPFTMMPTSPVAYNSLGAVIGIAVLGSLVVALVALFIGYRHWQKGKAHQHLAVAYSSGRLDGSEYVMPDVPPSYSHYYSNPSYHTLSQCSPNPPPPNKVSVGGGAALWMPCGHSPVLRKAPAAHVALPVPPLPCQVPGSQLFASLQAPERPGGAHGHDNNHATLPADWKHRRQPPPGPLDRGRSLGPKASGNSRLDRSYSCSYSNRNGPGPFYSKGPISEEGLGASVASLSSENPYATIRDLPSLLGSPRESSYMEMKGPPSGSPPRQPPQLRDSQRRRHPQPERDSGTYEQPSPLTHDRDSVGSQPSLPPGLPPGHYDSPKNSHIPGHYDLPPVRHPPSPPLRRQDR is encoded by the exons GGTTGTCTACCGGACCGTGTACCGCCAGGTGGTGAAGACGGAGCACCGAATGCGCCTGCAGTGCTGCCGGGGCTTCTATGAGAGCAGCGGAGCCTGTGTCC CGCTTTGTGCTCGAGAGTGTGTTCATGGCCGCTGCGTGGCACCCAATCAGTGCCAGTGTGTGCAAGACTGGCGGGGCGACGACTGCTCCAGTG CTTGTGCCCTGGGAGTTTGGGGGCCACAGTGTGACAAGCCCTGCAACTGCGGCAACAGCAGCTCCTGTGACCCCAAGAGTGGGGCATGTTCCTGTCCCTCTGGGCTGCAGCCTCCACACTGCTTTCGGCCCTGCTCCCCTGGCCGCTATGGCCCTGCCTGCCAGTTCAGCTGCCAGTGCCATGGGGCACCCTGTGACCCACAGACCGgagcctgcctctgccccccAGAGAGAACCGGGCCCAG CTGCGAGGTGTCCTGTTCACAGGACAGTGTTGGCTTCTTCTGCCCCAGCACCCCTCCTTGCCAAAATGGGGGTGTCTTCCAGGCCTCTCAGGGCTCCTGCAGCTGCCCACCTGGCTGGATG GGCAccatctgttccctgccctgcCCCGAGGGCTCCTATGGACCCAACTGCTCCCAGGAATGTCGCTGTCACAACGGCGGCCTCTGCGACCGGTTCACCGGGCAGTGTCGCTGCGCTCCGGGATACACAGGGGACCG GTGCCGTGAGGAGTGCCCCGTGGGCCGCTTCGGGCAGGACTGTGCTGAGACTTGCGACTGCGCCACGGGCGCCCGCTGCTTCCCGGCCAACGGCGCGTGTCTGTGCGAACACGGCTTCACTGGGGACCGCTGCGCCGAACGTCTCTGCCCCGACGGCCTCTACGGCCTCAGCTGCCAGATGCCCTGCACCTGCGACCCGGAACACAGTCTCAA CTGCCACCCGATGAGCGGGGAGTGCTCTTGCCTGCCGGGCTGGGCGGGCCTCCACTGCAACGAGAGCTGCCCGCAGGACACGCACGGGCCCGGCTGCCAGGAGCACTGCCTCTGCCTGCACGGCGGCGTCTGCCAGCCCGACAGCGGCCTCTGCCGGTGCGCGCCCGGCTACACG GGCCCGCACTGCGCTAGCCTCTGTCCCCCTGACACCTATGGAGTCAACTGCTCCGCACGCTGCTCCTGCGAAAACGCCATCGCCTGCTCGCCCATCGACGGCACCTGCGTCTGCAAGGAAG GTTGGCAGCATGGTAACTGCTCCGTGCCCTGCCCGCCTGGAACCTGGGGCTTTGGTTGCAATGCCAGCTGCCAGTGTGCCCACGAGGCAGCCTGCAGCCCCCAAACTGGAGCCTGTACCTGTACCCCTGGGTGGCACGGGACCCACTGCCAGTTCCCCTGCCTG GGGATGTTTGGTGAAGGCTGTGCCAGCCGCTGTGACTGTGACCATTCTGATGGCTGTGACCCTGTTCACGGACACTGCCAATGCCAAGCTGGCTGGACAG GTACCCGCTGCCACCTGCCCTGCCCTGAGGGCTTCTGGGGAACCAACTGTAGCAACACCTGCACCTGCAAGAATGGGGGCACCTGCATCCCTGAGAATGGCAATTGTGTGTGTGCACCTGGATTCCGAGGCCCCTCCTGCCAGAGAT CCTGTCAGCCCGGCCGCTACGGCAAACGCTGTGTGCCCTGCAAGTGTGCTAACCACTCCTCCTGCCACCCTTCGAATGGGACCTGCTACTGCATGGCTGGCTGGACAGGCCCTGACTGCTCCCAAC CGTGCCCTCTAGGACACTGGGGGGCCAACTGTGCCCAGCTCTGCCAGTGTCGCCATGGTGGGACCTGCCACCCCCAGCATGGGAGTTGTTTCTGCCCCCCAGGCCGGACCGGACATCTCTGCTTGGAAG GCTGCTCTCCAGGGGTGTTCGGTGCCAATTGTTCCCAACCATGCCAGTGCGGTCCCGGAGAGAGGTGCCACCCAGAGACTGGGGCCTGTGTGTGTCCCCCAGGGCACAGTGGCGCCCCCTGCAGGATTG GAAGCCAGGAGCCATTCACCATGATGCCTACCTCTCCAGTGGCCTATAACTCACTCGGGGCAGTGATTGGCATTGCAGTGCTGGGATCCCTGGTGGTGGCCCTGGTGGCGCTGTTCATTGGCTACCGCCATTGGCAAAAAGGCAAAGCGCACCAGCACCTGGCAGTGGCCTACAGCAGCGGGCGGCTGGACGGCTCTGAGTACGTCATGCCAG ATGTCCCTCCAAGCTACAGTCACTACTACTCCAACCCCAGCTACCACACCCTGTCTCAGTGCTCACCTAACCCCCCGCCCCCTAACAAGGTCAGTGTTGGGGGTGGGGCTGCACTGTGGATGCCCTGTGGGCACAGCCCGGTCCTCCGGAAAGCTCCAGCCGCGCACGTCgctctccctgtcccacccctcccctgccaggTCCCAGGCAGTCAGCTCTTTGCCAGCCTCCAGGCCCCCGAGCGGCCAGGTGGAGCCCACGGGCATGATAACAACCACGCCACACTGCCTGCTGACTGGAAGCACCGCCGGCAGCCCCCTCCAGGGCCTCTGGACAGGGGTAGGAGCCTGGGGCCCAAGGCCTCTG GTAACAGCCGCCTGGACCGAAGCTACAGCTGTAGCTACAGCAACAGGAATGGCCCAGGCCCCTTCTACAGTAAag GGCCCATCTCTgaagaggggctgggggccagcgTGGCTTCCCTGAGCAGTGAGAACCCCTACGCCACCATCCGGGACCTGCCCAGCCTTCTAGGGAGCCCCCGGGAGAGCAGCTACATGGAGATGAAAGGCCCTCCCTCAGGGTCTCCCCCCAGGCAGCCGCCCCAACTCCGGGACAGCCAGAGGCGGCGACATCCCCAGCCAGAGAGAGACAGTGGCACCTATGAGCAGCCCAGCCCCCTGACCCATG ACCGAGACTCTGTGGGTTCCCAGCCGTCTCTGCCTCCGGGCCTGCCTCCTGGCCACTATGACTCACCCAAGAACAGCCACATACCTGGACACTATGACTTGCCTCCAGTACGGCATCCCCCGTCACCCCCACTTCGGCGCCAGGACCGTTGA
- the PEAR1 gene encoding platelet endothelial aggregation receptor 1 isoform X4 yields MSSPLRALFLLALGLGLAGTLNPKDPNTCSFWESFTTTTKESHSRPFSLLPSEPCDRPWESPHTCPRPTVVYRTVYRQVVKTEHRMRLQCCRGFYESSGACVPLCARECVHGRCVAPNQCQCVQDWRGDDCSSACALGVWGPQCDKPCNCGNSSSCDPKSGACSCPSGLQPPHCFRPCSPGRYGPACQFSCQCHGAPCDPQTGACLCPPERTGPSCEVSCSQDSVGFFCPSTPPCQNGGVFQASQGSCSCPPGWMGTICSLPCPEGSYGPNCSQECRCHNGGLCDRFTGQCRCAPGYTGDRCREECPVGRFGQDCAETCDCATGARCFPANGACLCEHGFTGDRCAERLCPDGLYGLSCQMPCTCDPEHSLNCHPMSGECSCLPGWAGLHCNESCPQDTHGPGCQEHCLCLHGGVCQPDSGLCRCAPGYTGPHCASLCPPDTYGVNCSARCSCENAIACSPIDGTCVCKEGWQHGNCSVPCPPGTWGFGCNASCQCAHEAACSPQTGACTCTPGWHGTHCQFPCLKGMFGEGCASRCDCDHSDGCDPVHGHCQCQAGWTGTRCHLPCPEGFWGTNCSNTCTCKNGGTCIPENGNCVCAPGFRGPSCQRSCQPGRYGKRCVPCKCANHSSCHPSNGTCYCMAGWTGPDCSQPCPLGHWGANCAQLCQCRHGGTCHPQHGSCFCPPGRTGHLCLEGCSPGVFGANCSQPCQCGPGERCHPETGACVCPPGHSGAPCRIGSQEPFTMMPTSPVAYNSLGAVIGIAVLGSLVVALVALFIGYRHWQKGKAHQHLAVAYSSGRLDGSEYVMPDVPPSYSHYYSNPSYHTLSQCSPNPPPPNKVPGSQLFASLQAPERPGGAHGHDNNHATLPADWKHRRQPPPGPLDRGRSLGPKASGNSRLDRSYSCSYSNRNGPGPFYSKGPISEEGLGASVASLSSENPYATIRDLPSLLGSPRESSYMEMKGPPSGSPPRQPPQLRDSQRRRHPQPERDSGTYEQPSPLTHDRDSVGSQPSLPPGLPPGHYDSPKNSHIPGHYDLPPVRHPPSPPLRRQDR; encoded by the exons GGTTGTCTACCGGACCGTGTACCGCCAGGTGGTGAAGACGGAGCACCGAATGCGCCTGCAGTGCTGCCGGGGCTTCTATGAGAGCAGCGGAGCCTGTGTCC CGCTTTGTGCTCGAGAGTGTGTTCATGGCCGCTGCGTGGCACCCAATCAGTGCCAGTGTGTGCAAGACTGGCGGGGCGACGACTGCTCCAGTG CTTGTGCCCTGGGAGTTTGGGGGCCACAGTGTGACAAGCCCTGCAACTGCGGCAACAGCAGCTCCTGTGACCCCAAGAGTGGGGCATGTTCCTGTCCCTCTGGGCTGCAGCCTCCACACTGCTTTCGGCCCTGCTCCCCTGGCCGCTATGGCCCTGCCTGCCAGTTCAGCTGCCAGTGCCATGGGGCACCCTGTGACCCACAGACCGgagcctgcctctgccccccAGAGAGAACCGGGCCCAG CTGCGAGGTGTCCTGTTCACAGGACAGTGTTGGCTTCTTCTGCCCCAGCACCCCTCCTTGCCAAAATGGGGGTGTCTTCCAGGCCTCTCAGGGCTCCTGCAGCTGCCCACCTGGCTGGATG GGCAccatctgttccctgccctgcCCCGAGGGCTCCTATGGACCCAACTGCTCCCAGGAATGTCGCTGTCACAACGGCGGCCTCTGCGACCGGTTCACCGGGCAGTGTCGCTGCGCTCCGGGATACACAGGGGACCG GTGCCGTGAGGAGTGCCCCGTGGGCCGCTTCGGGCAGGACTGTGCTGAGACTTGCGACTGCGCCACGGGCGCCCGCTGCTTCCCGGCCAACGGCGCGTGTCTGTGCGAACACGGCTTCACTGGGGACCGCTGCGCCGAACGTCTCTGCCCCGACGGCCTCTACGGCCTCAGCTGCCAGATGCCCTGCACCTGCGACCCGGAACACAGTCTCAA CTGCCACCCGATGAGCGGGGAGTGCTCTTGCCTGCCGGGCTGGGCGGGCCTCCACTGCAACGAGAGCTGCCCGCAGGACACGCACGGGCCCGGCTGCCAGGAGCACTGCCTCTGCCTGCACGGCGGCGTCTGCCAGCCCGACAGCGGCCTCTGCCGGTGCGCGCCCGGCTACACG GGCCCGCACTGCGCTAGCCTCTGTCCCCCTGACACCTATGGAGTCAACTGCTCCGCACGCTGCTCCTGCGAAAACGCCATCGCCTGCTCGCCCATCGACGGCACCTGCGTCTGCAAGGAAG GTTGGCAGCATGGTAACTGCTCCGTGCCCTGCCCGCCTGGAACCTGGGGCTTTGGTTGCAATGCCAGCTGCCAGTGTGCCCACGAGGCAGCCTGCAGCCCCCAAACTGGAGCCTGTACCTGTACCCCTGGGTGGCACGGGACCCACTGCCAGTTCCCCTGCCTG AAGGGGATGTTTGGTGAAGGCTGTGCCAGCCGCTGTGACTGTGACCATTCTGATGGCTGTGACCCTGTTCACGGACACTGCCAATGCCAAGCTGGCTGGACAG GTACCCGCTGCCACCTGCCCTGCCCTGAGGGCTTCTGGGGAACCAACTGTAGCAACACCTGCACCTGCAAGAATGGGGGCACCTGCATCCCTGAGAATGGCAATTGTGTGTGTGCACCTGGATTCCGAGGCCCCTCCTGCCAGAGAT CCTGTCAGCCCGGCCGCTACGGCAAACGCTGTGTGCCCTGCAAGTGTGCTAACCACTCCTCCTGCCACCCTTCGAATGGGACCTGCTACTGCATGGCTGGCTGGACAGGCCCTGACTGCTCCCAAC CGTGCCCTCTAGGACACTGGGGGGCCAACTGTGCCCAGCTCTGCCAGTGTCGCCATGGTGGGACCTGCCACCCCCAGCATGGGAGTTGTTTCTGCCCCCCAGGCCGGACCGGACATCTCTGCTTGGAAG GCTGCTCTCCAGGGGTGTTCGGTGCCAATTGTTCCCAACCATGCCAGTGCGGTCCCGGAGAGAGGTGCCACCCAGAGACTGGGGCCTGTGTGTGTCCCCCAGGGCACAGTGGCGCCCCCTGCAGGATTG GAAGCCAGGAGCCATTCACCATGATGCCTACCTCTCCAGTGGCCTATAACTCACTCGGGGCAGTGATTGGCATTGCAGTGCTGGGATCCCTGGTGGTGGCCCTGGTGGCGCTGTTCATTGGCTACCGCCATTGGCAAAAAGGCAAAGCGCACCAGCACCTGGCAGTGGCCTACAGCAGCGGGCGGCTGGACGGCTCTGAGTACGTCATGCCAG ATGTCCCTCCAAGCTACAGTCACTACTACTCCAACCCCAGCTACCACACCCTGTCTCAGTGCTCACCTAACCCCCCGCCCCCTAACAAG gTCCCAGGCAGTCAGCTCTTTGCCAGCCTCCAGGCCCCCGAGCGGCCAGGTGGAGCCCACGGGCATGATAACAACCACGCCACACTGCCTGCTGACTGGAAGCACCGCCGGCAGCCCCCTCCAGGGCCTCTGGACAGGGGTAGGAGCCTGGGGCCCAAGGCCTCTG GTAACAGCCGCCTGGACCGAAGCTACAGCTGTAGCTACAGCAACAGGAATGGCCCAGGCCCCTTCTACAGTAAag GGCCCATCTCTgaagaggggctgggggccagcgTGGCTTCCCTGAGCAGTGAGAACCCCTACGCCACCATCCGGGACCTGCCCAGCCTTCTAGGGAGCCCCCGGGAGAGCAGCTACATGGAGATGAAAGGCCCTCCCTCAGGGTCTCCCCCCAGGCAGCCGCCCCAACTCCGGGACAGCCAGAGGCGGCGACATCCCCAGCCAGAGAGAGACAGTGGCACCTATGAGCAGCCCAGCCCCCTGACCCATG ACCGAGACTCTGTGGGTTCCCAGCCGTCTCTGCCTCCGGGCCTGCCTCCTGGCCACTATGACTCACCCAAGAACAGCCACATACCTGGACACTATGACTTGCCTCCAGTACGGCATCCCCCGTCACCCCCACTTCGGCGCCAGGACCGTTGA
- the PEAR1 gene encoding platelet endothelial aggregation receptor 1 isoform X6, which produces MSSPLRALFLLALGLGLAGTLNPKDPNTCSFWESFTTTTKESHSRPFSLLPSEPCDRPWESPHTCPRPTVVYRTVYRQVVKTEHRMRLQCCRGFYESSGACVPLCARECVHGRCVAPNQCQCVQDWRGDDCSSACALGVWGPQCDKPCNCGNSSSCDPKSGACSCPSGLQPPHCFRPCSPGRYGPACQFSCQCHGAPCDPQTGACLCPPERTGPSCEVSCSQDSVGFFCPSTPPCQNGGVFQASQGSCSCPPGWMGTICSLPCPEGSYGPNCSQECRCHNGGLCDRFTGQCRCAPGYTGDRCREECPVGRFGQDCAETCDCATGARCFPANGACLCEHGFTGDRCAERLCPDGLYGLSCQMPCTCDPEHSLNCHPMSGECSCLPGWAGLHCNESCPQDTHGPGCQEHCLCLHGGVCQPDSGLCRCAPGYTGPHCASLCPPDTYGVNCSARCSCENAIACSPIDGTCVCKEGWQHGNCSVPCPPGTWGFGCNASCQCAHEAACSPQTGACTCTPGWHGTHCQFPCLKGMFGEGCASRCDCDHSDGCDPVHGHCQCQAGWTGTRCHLPCPEGFWGTNCSNTCTCKNGGTCIPENGNCVCAPGFRGPSCQRSCQPGRYGKRCVPCKCANHSSCHPSNGTCYCMAGWTGPDCSQPCPLGHWGANCAQLCQCRHGGTCHPQHGSCFCPPGRTGHLCLEGCSPGVFGANCSQPCQCGPGERCHPETGACVCPPGHSGAPCRIGSQEPFTMMPTSPVAYNSLGAVIGIAVLGSLVVALVALFIGYRHWQKGKAHQHLAVAYSSGRLDGSEYVMPDVPPSYSHYYSNPSYHTLSQCSPNPPPPNKVPGSQLFASLQAPERPGGAHGHDNNHATLPADWKHRRQPPPGPLDRGNSRLDRSYSCSYSNRNGPGPFYSKGPISEEGLGASVASLSSENPYATIRDLPSLLGSPRESSYMEMKGPPSGSPPRQPPQLRDSQRRRHPQPERDSGTYEQPSPLTHDRDSVGSQPSLPPGLPPGHYDSPKNSHIPGHYDLPPVRHPPSPPLRRQDR; this is translated from the exons GGTTGTCTACCGGACCGTGTACCGCCAGGTGGTGAAGACGGAGCACCGAATGCGCCTGCAGTGCTGCCGGGGCTTCTATGAGAGCAGCGGAGCCTGTGTCC CGCTTTGTGCTCGAGAGTGTGTTCATGGCCGCTGCGTGGCACCCAATCAGTGCCAGTGTGTGCAAGACTGGCGGGGCGACGACTGCTCCAGTG CTTGTGCCCTGGGAGTTTGGGGGCCACAGTGTGACAAGCCCTGCAACTGCGGCAACAGCAGCTCCTGTGACCCCAAGAGTGGGGCATGTTCCTGTCCCTCTGGGCTGCAGCCTCCACACTGCTTTCGGCCCTGCTCCCCTGGCCGCTATGGCCCTGCCTGCCAGTTCAGCTGCCAGTGCCATGGGGCACCCTGTGACCCACAGACCGgagcctgcctctgccccccAGAGAGAACCGGGCCCAG CTGCGAGGTGTCCTGTTCACAGGACAGTGTTGGCTTCTTCTGCCCCAGCACCCCTCCTTGCCAAAATGGGGGTGTCTTCCAGGCCTCTCAGGGCTCCTGCAGCTGCCCACCTGGCTGGATG GGCAccatctgttccctgccctgcCCCGAGGGCTCCTATGGACCCAACTGCTCCCAGGAATGTCGCTGTCACAACGGCGGCCTCTGCGACCGGTTCACCGGGCAGTGTCGCTGCGCTCCGGGATACACAGGGGACCG GTGCCGTGAGGAGTGCCCCGTGGGCCGCTTCGGGCAGGACTGTGCTGAGACTTGCGACTGCGCCACGGGCGCCCGCTGCTTCCCGGCCAACGGCGCGTGTCTGTGCGAACACGGCTTCACTGGGGACCGCTGCGCCGAACGTCTCTGCCCCGACGGCCTCTACGGCCTCAGCTGCCAGATGCCCTGCACCTGCGACCCGGAACACAGTCTCAA CTGCCACCCGATGAGCGGGGAGTGCTCTTGCCTGCCGGGCTGGGCGGGCCTCCACTGCAACGAGAGCTGCCCGCAGGACACGCACGGGCCCGGCTGCCAGGAGCACTGCCTCTGCCTGCACGGCGGCGTCTGCCAGCCCGACAGCGGCCTCTGCCGGTGCGCGCCCGGCTACACG GGCCCGCACTGCGCTAGCCTCTGTCCCCCTGACACCTATGGAGTCAACTGCTCCGCACGCTGCTCCTGCGAAAACGCCATCGCCTGCTCGCCCATCGACGGCACCTGCGTCTGCAAGGAAG GTTGGCAGCATGGTAACTGCTCCGTGCCCTGCCCGCCTGGAACCTGGGGCTTTGGTTGCAATGCCAGCTGCCAGTGTGCCCACGAGGCAGCCTGCAGCCCCCAAACTGGAGCCTGTACCTGTACCCCTGGGTGGCACGGGACCCACTGCCAGTTCCCCTGCCTG AAGGGGATGTTTGGTGAAGGCTGTGCCAGCCGCTGTGACTGTGACCATTCTGATGGCTGTGACCCTGTTCACGGACACTGCCAATGCCAAGCTGGCTGGACAG GTACCCGCTGCCACCTGCCCTGCCCTGAGGGCTTCTGGGGAACCAACTGTAGCAACACCTGCACCTGCAAGAATGGGGGCACCTGCATCCCTGAGAATGGCAATTGTGTGTGTGCACCTGGATTCCGAGGCCCCTCCTGCCAGAGAT CCTGTCAGCCCGGCCGCTACGGCAAACGCTGTGTGCCCTGCAAGTGTGCTAACCACTCCTCCTGCCACCCTTCGAATGGGACCTGCTACTGCATGGCTGGCTGGACAGGCCCTGACTGCTCCCAAC CGTGCCCTCTAGGACACTGGGGGGCCAACTGTGCCCAGCTCTGCCAGTGTCGCCATGGTGGGACCTGCCACCCCCAGCATGGGAGTTGTTTCTGCCCCCCAGGCCGGACCGGACATCTCTGCTTGGAAG GCTGCTCTCCAGGGGTGTTCGGTGCCAATTGTTCCCAACCATGCCAGTGCGGTCCCGGAGAGAGGTGCCACCCAGAGACTGGGGCCTGTGTGTGTCCCCCAGGGCACAGTGGCGCCCCCTGCAGGATTG GAAGCCAGGAGCCATTCACCATGATGCCTACCTCTCCAGTGGCCTATAACTCACTCGGGGCAGTGATTGGCATTGCAGTGCTGGGATCCCTGGTGGTGGCCCTGGTGGCGCTGTTCATTGGCTACCGCCATTGGCAAAAAGGCAAAGCGCACCAGCACCTGGCAGTGGCCTACAGCAGCGGGCGGCTGGACGGCTCTGAGTACGTCATGCCAG ATGTCCCTCCAAGCTACAGTCACTACTACTCCAACCCCAGCTACCACACCCTGTCTCAGTGCTCACCTAACCCCCCGCCCCCTAACAAG gTCCCAGGCAGTCAGCTCTTTGCCAGCCTCCAGGCCCCCGAGCGGCCAGGTGGAGCCCACGGGCATGATAACAACCACGCCACACTGCCTGCTGACTGGAAGCACCGCCGGCAGCCCCCTCCAGGGCCTCTGGACAGGG GTAACAGCCGCCTGGACCGAAGCTACAGCTGTAGCTACAGCAACAGGAATGGCCCAGGCCCCTTCTACAGTAAag GGCCCATCTCTgaagaggggctgggggccagcgTGGCTTCCCTGAGCAGTGAGAACCCCTACGCCACCATCCGGGACCTGCCCAGCCTTCTAGGGAGCCCCCGGGAGAGCAGCTACATGGAGATGAAAGGCCCTCCCTCAGGGTCTCCCCCCAGGCAGCCGCCCCAACTCCGGGACAGCCAGAGGCGGCGACATCCCCAGCCAGAGAGAGACAGTGGCACCTATGAGCAGCCCAGCCCCCTGACCCATG ACCGAGACTCTGTGGGTTCCCAGCCGTCTCTGCCTCCGGGCCTGCCTCCTGGCCACTATGACTCACCCAAGAACAGCCACATACCTGGACACTATGACTTGCCTCCAGTACGGCATCCCCCGTCACCCCCACTTCGGCGCCAGGACCGTTGA